A window of Lysobacter sp. TY2-98 genomic DNA:
GCCGACGTTCACCGCGGGCGTCGCAATTCCCGAGTTCGTCTACGTTGCGTTCCAGGGCGCGTTCGCCGCGATCAGCTGTGCGCTGGTCGTCGGCGCGATCGCCGAGCGGGCGCGACTGCGTGCGGTGCTGCTGTTCAGCGCGCTGTGGTTCACGTTCGCCTACCTGCCGCTTGCGCACATGGTGTGGGCATCGAGTGGGTGGCTGTTCGCGCGCGGCGCGCTCGATTTCGCGGGCGGCACCGTCGTGCACATCAATGCGGGTGTCGCCGGATTGGTGGCGGCATGGAAGCTGGGGCCGCGGATCGGTTTCGGTCGTGAACGTCTGTCGCCGCATTCATTGCCGCTGACGCTGGCCGGCGCGACGCTGCTATGGGTGGGCTGGTTTGGCTTCAATGCAGGCTCCGCACTGGAAGCGAACGGCACCGCGGCGCTGGCCTTCATCAATACGCTGGTGGCCGCCGCGGCGGGTGTGCTCGGCTGGAGCGCGATCGAGGCCGCGCGTCGCGGCTACGCATCGATGCTCGGCGCTGCGTCCGGGCTGGTGTCGGGTCTGGTCGCGGTGACGCCGGCGTGCGGCACCGTGGGCGTCGGCGGCGCGCTGGCGATCGGCGCCTGCGGTGGTCTCGCGGGATTCTGGGGTGTCGGTGCGCTCAAGCATCGCTTGCGCGCGGACGACACGCTCGACGTCTTCGGCATCCACGGCGTCTGCGGCATCGTCGGCGCGCTGCTCACCGGCGTTTTCAGCCTGCCCGCGCTCGGCGGCACGCTGGGTGCGGATGTGACTCTGGCGCACCAGCTTGCGATCCAGGCGATCGGGATCGTCGTGACGCTCGTGCTATCCGGCGCCGTGGCGGCGATATCACTCGCGATCGTCGCGCGCGTCGTCGGACTGCGCGTGGACACCGATGCCGAGCGCGAAGGGCTCGACATCACGTCGCATGGCGAGTCGGCTTACGCGCCGTAGCGCGTCATCCACGCCAACGTGAAAACGATCCGCAACGCCAGCCCGTGCAGAAGCCCTACTCGAAGAGCCTGGTCGCGATCGCAGCGAGATCGAACGGCCTCTCGCAACACGGGATGCCGCGGTACGCCGCCGGCATCACCGGCCCGTCGTAGCCGGTGGCGAAAACAAAGCGGATGCCACGCGCGATCAGCGCATCGGCGACCGGTACGACCGCCTCGCCGCCGAGGTTGACGTCGAGAATGGCGACATCGGGTGCATTCGACGACGCGAGCAGGTCGAGTGCGAGTCGAACCGACGGCACCGGCCCCAGTACGTGCGCACCGGCCATCTCC
This region includes:
- a CDS encoding response regulator — protein: MTPRCDAPIARLRGLRVLVVEDEYLVADDLRRGLEMAGAHVLGPVPSVRLALDLLASSNAPDVAILDVNLGGEAVVPVADALIARGIRFVFATGYDGPVMPAAYRGIPCCERPFDLAAIATRLFE
- the amt gene encoding ammonium transporter, with product MSASAHASASASAVDKGDTAWMLVATLLVVLMIAPGLALFYGGLVRGKNVLSVLVQVLVVAAMACVLWIAYGYSLTFDGGGAFVGGVGKVFLRGVTPASTVPTFTAGVAIPEFVYVAFQGAFAAISCALVVGAIAERARLRAVLLFSALWFTFAYLPLAHMVWASSGWLFARGALDFAGGTVVHINAGVAGLVAAWKLGPRIGFGRERLSPHSLPLTLAGATLLWVGWFGFNAGSALEANGTAALAFINTLVAAAAGVLGWSAIEAARRGYASMLGAASGLVSGLVAVTPACGTVGVGGALAIGACGGLAGFWGVGALKHRLRADDTLDVFGIHGVCGIVGALLTGVFSLPALGGTLGADVTLAHQLAIQAIGIVVTLVLSGAVAAISLAIVARVVGLRVDTDAEREGLDITSHGESAYAP